In a genomic window of Curtobacterium sp. MCBD17_035:
- a CDS encoding SDR family oxidoreductase: MSDQQQPPQQQDTPGSEAELGPKADHGEQSYKGSGKMTGKRAVITGGDSGIGKAVAIAFAREGADVLISYLPEEEEDAQDTKHWIEDAGRKAVLFPGDLSDPAYCRSVIATAVEEFGGLDVLVNNAAFQMTHETLEEIPDEEWDHTIATNLSAYFHLAKAALPHMEAGASIIGTSSVNSDNPVPTLLPYDVTKAGIANFSAALAQLVGSRGIRVNSVAPGPIWTPLIPSTMPEEQVESFGSQAPLGRAGQPAELAPVYVLLASDDGSYVSGARIAVTGGTPIL, translated from the coding sequence ATGAGCGACCAGCAGCAGCCCCCGCAGCAGCAGGACACCCCCGGCAGTGAAGCCGAGCTCGGCCCCAAGGCGGACCACGGCGAGCAGTCGTACAAGGGCTCAGGCAAGATGACCGGCAAGCGTGCCGTCATCACGGGCGGCGACAGCGGCATCGGCAAGGCCGTGGCCATCGCGTTCGCCCGCGAGGGTGCCGACGTGCTCATCAGCTACCTCCCGGAAGAGGAGGAGGACGCCCAGGACACGAAGCACTGGATCGAGGACGCCGGCCGGAAGGCCGTCCTGTTCCCCGGTGACCTGTCCGACCCGGCGTACTGCCGCTCCGTGATCGCGACGGCGGTCGAGGAGTTCGGCGGGCTCGACGTACTCGTCAACAACGCCGCGTTCCAGATGACGCACGAGACGCTCGAGGAGATCCCCGACGAGGAGTGGGACCACACCATCGCCACGAACCTCAGCGCCTACTTCCACCTCGCGAAGGCCGCCCTGCCGCACATGGAGGCGGGCGCGTCGATCATCGGCACGAGCTCGGTCAACTCGGACAACCCCGTGCCGACGCTCCTGCCCTACGACGTGACGAAGGCCGGCATCGCGAACTTCTCGGCTGCGCTCGCGCAGCTCGTCGGGTCGCGCGGCATCCGCGTGAACAGCGTCGCGCCCGGGCCGATCTGGACGCCGCTCATCCCGTCGACGATGCCCGAGGAGCAGGTCGAGTCGTTCGGGTCGCAGGCGCCGCTCGGTCGCGCCGGCCAGCCCGCGGAACTCGCCCCGGTGTACGTGCTCCTCGCCAGTGACGACGGCAGCTACGTCTCCGGTGCCCGTATCGCCGTCACGGGCGGCACGCCGATCCTCTGA